One window of the Roseovarius sp. THAF9 genome contains the following:
- a CDS encoding ribonuclease HII, with product MSTIAHGPHFQFETEALAAGALRVAGVDEVGRGPLAGPVTAAAVILDPERIPEGLNDSKALTAKRRAALHDAIVEVAEISVAHASVEEIDEINILRAAQLAMTRALESLSRPPCLALVDGNLLPRDMPCEGHAIVKGDAVCLSISAASIVAKIRRDRLMWDLAQQYPGYGWETNAGYGSKSHMAALENLGVTPHHRRSFKPVHNILYQEKNVTD from the coding sequence ATGAGCACGATCGCACATGGCCCCCATTTTCAGTTCGAGACCGAGGCGCTGGCCGCCGGCGCGCTGCGCGTGGCCGGTGTGGACGAGGTGGGCCGTGGCCCGCTCGCCGGGCCGGTGACGGCGGCAGCGGTGATCCTAGACCCGGAGCGCATCCCCGAAGGCCTGAACGATTCCAAGGCGCTGACGGCGAAACGGCGCGCGGCGTTGCACGATGCGATCGTGGAGGTGGCCGAGATTTCGGTGGCCCATGCCAGCGTCGAGGAGATCGACGAGATCAACATCCTGCGGGCGGCACAGCTGGCGATGACACGGGCGCTGGAGAGCTTGTCGCGGCCGCCCTGCCTGGCACTGGTCGATGGCAACCTTCTGCCCCGTGACATGCCCTGCGAGGGGCACGCGATCGTCAAGGGCGACGCGGTTTGTCTGTCGATTTCGGCAGCCTCGATTGTGGCCAAAATAAGGCGCGATCGCCTCATGTGGGATTTGGCGCAACAGTATCCCGGCTATGGCTGGGAGACGAACGCGGGCTATGGCTCGAAAAGCCACATGGCCGCTTTGGAAAATCTTGGTGTGACCCCACACCATAGACGTTCGTTCAAGCCGGTCCACAATATCTTGTATCAAGAAAAAAACGTAACCGACTGA
- the rfbD gene encoding dTDP-4-dehydrorhamnose reductase, producing MTTLVFGTNGQVATELRLARPDAIFLGRDEADLSDPETCAAAIEAHRPDLVINAAAYTTVDRAEEQEALAYIINGVAPGRMAEAAAQLGTPFVHISTDYVFDGSGTRPWAPSDAVCPQNAYGRTKLAGEDAVRAAGGVHAILRTSWVVSAHGANFIKTMLRLGAERDGLAIVADQIGGPTPARDIAAACLHIGDVLCRAPATSGTYHFSGAPSVSWADFARAIFDSAELDCAVSDIPTSDYPTPAARPLNSRLDCRTTNEVFGLSQPDWPSGLDKILKALKEA from the coding sequence ATGACCACACTCGTTTTCGGCACCAACGGGCAAGTCGCAACTGAATTGCGGCTGGCCAGACCCGACGCCATCTTCCTCGGACGCGACGAGGCCGACCTTTCCGATCCCGAAACCTGCGCCGCGGCCATCGAGGCGCATCGCCCAGATCTCGTGATCAATGCCGCCGCCTACACCACCGTGGACCGCGCCGAAGAACAAGAGGCGCTGGCGTACATCATCAACGGCGTCGCGCCCGGTCGCATGGCCGAAGCCGCGGCACAATTGGGCACGCCTTTTGTCCACATCTCGACCGATTATGTCTTCGATGGTAGTGGCACCCGCCCCTGGGCTCCGTCAGACGCGGTTTGCCCGCAAAACGCCTATGGCCGCACCAAACTTGCGGGGGAGGACGCCGTGCGCGCCGCCGGCGGCGTACACGCCATCCTGCGCACGTCTTGGGTGGTGTCGGCGCACGGGGCAAACTTCATAAAGACGATGTTGCGGCTCGGGGCCGAACGCGATGGCCTGGCCATCGTCGCCGACCAGATCGGTGGGCCGACTCCAGCGCGCGACATCGCCGCCGCGTGCCTGCACATCGGCGATGTGCTCTGCCGCGCGCCCGCAACCTCCGGCACATATCATTTCTCCGGCGCCCCGTCTGTCAGCTGGGCAGACTTCGCGCGTGCGATCTTTGACAGCGCAGAGCTCGACTGCGCGGTGAGCGACATCCCGACCAGCGATTACCCCACACCTGCGGCACGGCCATTGAATTCCCGGCTCGATTGCCGCACAACCAACGAAGTGTTCGGCCTGTCCCAGCCCGATTGGCCTTCGGGGCTCGACAAAATTCTGAAAGCCCTGAAGGAGGCTTGA
- a CDS encoding site-specific DNA-methyltransferase, with translation MTTKTKKGVETLPLNTVLGGDCIEVMNGLPEGSVDLIFADPPYNLQLRGDLQRPDNSQVDAVDDAWDQFASFEVYDRFTRDWLKAARRLLKPNGAIWVIGSYHNIFRVGAALQDAGFWILNDVVWRKSNPMPNFRGKRLTNAHETLIWASRDEAAKYTFNYEALKSLNEGIQMRSDWVLPICTGHERLKDDQGEKAHPTQKPESLLHRVLLGTTNPGDVVLDPFFGTGTTGAVAKMLGREFIGIEREEAYRKVAEKRLDKVRKYDRDALQVSTSKRAEPRVPFGQLIERGMLRPGEELLSMNGRHKAKLRADGTLVGDDVKGSIHQVGAALEGAPSCNGWTYWCIKRDGKPVSIDVFRQQIRAEMAERAN, from the coding sequence ATGACGACAAAGACCAAGAAGGGCGTGGAAACGCTCCCGTTGAATACTGTCCTTGGTGGCGATTGCATCGAGGTCATGAACGGCCTGCCGGAAGGCAGCGTCGACCTGATCTTCGCCGACCCTCCGTACAACCTGCAACTGCGCGGCGACCTGCAACGACCGGACAACAGTCAGGTGGATGCGGTCGATGACGCGTGGGACCAGTTTGCCAGTTTCGAGGTCTATGACCGCTTCACCCGCGACTGGCTGAAGGCCGCGCGGCGGCTCTTGAAGCCCAACGGTGCGATCTGGGTGATCGGATCCTATCACAACATCTTCCGGGTCGGCGCGGCGTTGCAGGACGCGGGCTTCTGGATCCTGAACGACGTGGTGTGGCGCAAATCGAACCCGATGCCGAATTTCCGCGGCAAGCGCCTGACCAACGCGCATGAGACGCTGATCTGGGCCAGCCGGGACGAGGCGGCGAAATACACGTTCAACTACGAGGCGCTGAAGTCGCTGAACGAAGGCATTCAGATGCGCAGTGACTGGGTTTTGCCCATTTGCACGGGGCACGAGCGGCTGAAGGACGATCAGGGCGAAAAGGCGCATCCGACGCAGAAGCCCGAGAGCCTGCTGCACCGTGTGTTGCTGGGCACGACCAATCCCGGCGACGTTGTGCTGGACCCGTTCTTTGGCACCGGCACCACGGGGGCCGTGGCCAAGATGCTGGGGCGCGAGTTTATCGGGATCGAGCGCGAGGAAGCCTATCGCAAGGTGGCCGAGAAACGGCTGGATAAGGTGCGGAAATATGACCGCGACGCGCTGCAGGTCAGCACGAGCAAGCGGGCCGAGCCGCGCGTGCCCTTCGGGCAGCTGATCGAGCGCGGGATGCTGCGCCCGGGCGAGGAGCTTCTGAGCATGAACGGGCGTCACAAGGCCAAGCTGCGCGCCGATGGCACGCTGGTGGGCGATGACGTCAAAGGCTCGATCCACCAGGTCGGCGCGGCGCTGGAAGGCGCGCCCAGCTGCAATGGCTGGACCTACTGGTGCATCAAGCGGGACGGTAAGCCCGTGTCCATCGACGTGTTCCGGCAGCAGATCCGGGCCGAGATGGCCGAACGCGCCAACTAG
- the rfbA gene encoding glucose-1-phosphate thymidylyltransferase RfbA, with protein sequence MTRKGIILAGGSGTRLYPITMGVSKQLLPVYDKPMIYYPLSVLMLSGIREIAIITTPGDQAQFIRTLGDGTQWGLSLTYIEQPSPDGLAQAYILAENFLAGAPSAMVLGDNIFFGHGLPRQLAEASAQETGGTVFGYRVADPERYGVVDFAADGTVKTIVEKPPKPPSSYAVTGLYFLDGTAPERAARVKPSERGELEITSLLDMYLEDGLLNVQQMGRGYAWLDTGTHGSLLDAGNFVRTLSERQGQQVGCPEEIAFEKGWISRDQLADRSKLFKKTNYGTYLKRLI encoded by the coding sequence ATGACCCGTAAAGGCATCATTCTCGCCGGCGGCTCCGGCACGCGGCTTTACCCGATCACGATGGGCGTATCGAAACAGCTTCTGCCGGTCTATGACAAACCGATGATCTACTACCCCCTCTCGGTACTCATGCTGTCCGGTATCCGCGAGATCGCCATCATCACCACACCCGGGGATCAGGCTCAGTTCATCCGCACCTTGGGGGATGGCACCCAATGGGGCCTCAGCCTGACCTATATAGAACAACCCTCGCCCGACGGGCTCGCCCAGGCTTACATTTTGGCCGAAAATTTCCTAGCCGGCGCGCCCTCGGCGATGGTGCTGGGGGACAACATCTTCTTCGGCCACGGCCTGCCCCGGCAACTGGCAGAGGCCAGCGCACAGGAAACCGGCGGCACGGTCTTCGGCTACCGCGTGGCCGACCCTGAGCGCTATGGCGTAGTTGACTTCGCCGCCGACGGAACTGTCAAAACGATCGTCGAAAAACCACCCAAACCACCATCCAGCTACGCGGTCACCGGGCTCTATTTCCTTGACGGCACGGCGCCCGAACGCGCGGCCCGGGTCAAGCCCTCCGAACGCGGAGAGCTCGAGATCACGTCGCTTCTGGACATGTATCTCGAAGACGGCCTGCTGAACGTCCAGCAGATGGGTCGCGGCTATGCCTGGCTCGACACCGGCACGCACGGCTCCCTACTGGATGCGGGCAATTTCGTGCGCACACTGTCGGAAAGGCAGGGCCAGCAGGTCGGCTGCCCCGAGGAGATCGCCTTTGAAAAAGGCTGGATCAGCCGGGACCAACTTGCCGACCGCTCGAAGCTATTCAAGAAAACCAATTACGGCACCTACCTCAAGCGCCTGATTTGA
- a CDS encoding class I SAM-dependent methyltransferase: MLGLFGKGRKGVPDDTAANTQVDPTGPAGSGPAALAEIQSICQRLSKPGYGTVAPDEIDFIQSLIAEHRPESFVEIGMASGISTGFIARFMSAHGGKRLVSLDHDDTFFGDTSKPNGFLVPEIFDGKGLDVELIKFRTALDIHEVEGSFDMAFIDANHQHPWPMVDMMSLYPRMSGPKLMVHHDLRLFQLQEVMFGIGPKYLFDQFPDDKRIRSSANNGNIFAVDLDMDHDRFEALCMDLVKLPWSLRTQLQPKYIDQIAAMLERDYSKAMQDQFHRCVKLYNVQDRFRSGL, translated from the coding sequence ATGCTTGGATTATTCGGCAAAGGCCGCAAAGGCGTTCCCGACGATACCGCCGCGAACACGCAGGTCGACCCCACCGGGCCCGCAGGGTCGGGTCCAGCCGCGCTTGCCGAGATTCAATCGATCTGCCAGCGTCTCAGCAAGCCGGGCTATGGCACCGTTGCCCCCGACGAGATCGACTTCATCCAATCGCTGATCGCCGAACACCGTCCCGAAAGCTTTGTCGAGATCGGCATGGCATCGGGCATCTCCACCGGCTTCATCGCGCGGTTCATGTCCGCCCACGGCGGCAAGCGGCTCGTCTCGCTGGATCACGACGACACGTTCTTCGGCGACACGTCCAAGCCCAACGGCTTTCTCGTGCCGGAAATCTTCGACGGGAAAGGCCTTGACGTCGAGCTGATCAAGTTCCGCACCGCGCTCGACATTCACGAGGTCGAGGGCAGCTTCGACATGGCGTTCATCGACGCCAATCATCAGCATCCCTGGCCGATGGTCGACATGATGTCACTCTATCCCCGCATGTCGGGTCCGAAACTTATGGTGCATCACGACCTGCGTCTGTTCCAGTTGCAGGAGGTCATGTTCGGCATCGGCCCGAAGTACCTGTTCGACCAGTTCCCCGACGACAAGCGGATCCGCTCCAGCGCCAATAACGGCAATATCTTCGCCGTCGATCTCGACATGGACCACGACCGCTTCGAAGCGCTTTGCATGGACTTGGTGAAACTGCCCTGGTCGCTGCGCACACAACTCCAACCCAAGTATATCGACCAGATCGCGGCCATGCTTGAACGCGACTACTCCAAGGCGATGCAGGACCAGTTCCACCGCTGCGTCAAACTCTACAACGTCCAGGACAGGTTCCGCTCCGGACTCTGA
- a CDS encoding sulfotransferase family 2 domain-containing protein — MPIARLPNGKFLYFAHVPKCAGTAVERYMMDRFGALGMHDGAYAARSDGDAWSLSPPQHMPETVRRDLLPNTLFDAIFATVRHPLLRLRSAFLFQREVERSLPAALPFHRWIETLPRSLVLAPYALHRHLRPMVETVPPDAIVFRIEDGLDALVAWLDRQAGTEDGPREIGTANRLADRLPDALPEVPLSRKVMARVADIYADDYARFDYPIDPDDTTKDT, encoded by the coding sequence ATGCCGATAGCCCGCCTGCCCAACGGAAAGTTTCTTTACTTCGCGCATGTGCCCAAATGCGCGGGCACGGCGGTGGAACGCTACATGATGGACCGCTTCGGTGCGCTGGGGATGCATGACGGCGCCTATGCCGCGCGCAGCGATGGCGACGCGTGGTCGCTGTCTCCGCCTCAGCACATGCCCGAAACCGTGCGGCGCGACCTCTTGCCCAACACGCTTTTCGACGCCATCTTCGCCACCGTGCGCCACCCACTTCTCCGCTTGCGCTCGGCGTTCCTTTTCCAGCGCGAGGTCGAAAGGTCTCTGCCCGCTGCGCTGCCGTTTCACCGCTGGATCGAAACTTTGCCGCGCAGCCTTGTGCTGGCCCCCTACGCCCTCCACCGCCACCTGCGCCCCATGGTTGAGACAGTGCCCCCCGACGCCATCGTCTTCAGGATCGAGGACGGGCTAGACGCTCTGGTCGCCTGGCTGGACCGACAGGCTGGCACCGAGGACGGCCCGCGCGAGATCGGCACGGCAAATCGCTTGGCCGACCGATTGCCCGACGCCCTGCCCGAGGTGCCGCTGTCCCGCAAGGTGATGGCCCGTGTGGCCGACATCTATGCCGATGACTATGCTCGCTTCGACTACCCCATAGACCCCGACGACACGACGAAGGACACATGA
- the rfbC gene encoding dTDP-4-dehydrorhamnose 3,5-epimerase translates to MKITKTALPGVLLLEPPRFGDTRGFFSESWNRKTLAAHGIEIDFVQDNHSLSGQTGTVRGLHFQSPPHAQAKLVRCGRGRLFDVAVDIRKDSPTYGQWVGYELSFENGLQLLIPEGFLHGFATREPDTEIVYKCSDYYAPECDGAVRFDDPDIGIDWNLSGDAVLSDKDAAAPLLADFDSPFTWEGPK, encoded by the coding sequence ATTGCTGCTCGAACCGCCTCGCTTCGGCGACACCCGCGGCTTTTTCAGCGAAAGCTGGAATCGCAAGACACTCGCCGCGCACGGGATCGAAATAGACTTCGTTCAGGACAACCATTCATTGTCCGGACAGACCGGCACCGTGCGCGGCCTGCATTTCCAGTCGCCCCCCCATGCGCAGGCCAAGCTGGTGCGCTGCGGTCGCGGACGGCTCTTTGATGTCGCCGTGGACATCCGCAAAGACAGCCCGACTTACGGCCAATGGGTCGGCTATGAGCTGAGTTTCGAAAACGGCTTGCAACTGCTGATCCCCGAGGGCTTTCTGCACGGGTTCGCCACGCGCGAACCCGACACCGAGATCGTTTACAAGTGCAGTGACTACTACGCTCCGGAGTGCGATGGCGCGGTGCGCTTCGACGATCCCGATATCGGCATTGACTGGAACCTTTCGGGCGACGCTGTGCTGTCCGACAAGGACGCCGCCGCTCCTCTGCTCGCCGATTTCGACAGCCCCTTCACTTGGGAAGGACCGAAATGA
- a CDS encoding BCCT family transporter: METWIERMGLKTDPVIFSISAISTIVFVLALVIAPEPIGDAFAAGRAWIVSNLGWFFILGVNLWLGFLVWTAMSRHGHIRLGPRDLRPDYTNLSWFTMLFAGGIGTVLMFWGVAEPMSHFATPPLPGVEPYSEEAAKDAISIATYHLALHTWTIFALPGLAFAYFINRYDLPVRVSSVFYPLIKDRIYGPLGKAIDIAAVLGTLFGVAVSLGLGSSQIAAGLSALFGWDSGVMLKVAILAVLTAVAVVSIVAGLDKGVKLLSNINIGMAVGLMIFVLICGSTLFLLRGMVETVGLYLGNLPRLAFWNDMMADIGPNSDGWGWQGGWTVFYWAWTVTWSPFIGLFVARISRGRTIREFVFGVLLAPSLFTLIWFSIFGWQAMEIDGIGTAARDALGDQAGALSDAVAESVPLAMFAFFENFPFADLVQGIAVLVVAIFFATSSDSASLVVDMLCTGSPDPGPTRQRVFWGVSEGLVATMLIVLAGDAGLTALQQVITVVGLPIFCLVFLMIPALILGLRNEEINHISIGKRPGLTKF; encoded by the coding sequence ATGGAGACGTGGATTGAACGGATGGGCCTGAAAACCGATCCGGTAATTTTCTCGATATCCGCCATCTCCACCATCGTCTTCGTTCTTGCACTGGTCATCGCGCCGGAACCCATCGGCGATGCTTTCGCCGCCGGGCGCGCGTGGATCGTTTCTAACTTGGGCTGGTTCTTCATCCTCGGCGTCAACCTCTGGCTCGGTTTCCTCGTGTGGACCGCCATGAGCCGTCACGGCCATATCCGCCTCGGCCCGCGCGACTTGCGCCCCGACTACACAAACCTGTCGTGGTTCACGATGCTGTTTGCCGGCGGCATCGGCACCGTGCTGATGTTCTGGGGCGTGGCCGAACCCATGAGCCATTTCGCAACCCCGCCACTGCCGGGGGTTGAGCCCTATTCCGAAGAAGCCGCGAAGGACGCGATTTCCATCGCCACCTATCACCTCGCCCTGCACACCTGGACGATCTTCGCCCTGCCCGGGCTCGCCTTCGCCTATTTCATCAACCGCTATGACCTGCCCGTGCGCGTCAGTTCCGTTTTCTACCCTTTGATCAAGGACCGCATCTACGGTCCGTTGGGCAAGGCCATAGACATCGCGGCGGTTCTCGGCACGCTCTTCGGCGTCGCGGTCTCGCTCGGCCTCGGCTCGTCCCAGATCGCCGCCGGGCTATCCGCGCTCTTTGGCTGGGACTCCGGCGTTATGCTCAAGGTCGCGATCCTCGCTGTCCTGACAGCCGTGGCCGTAGTCTCCATCGTCGCGGGCCTCGACAAGGGCGTAAAGCTGCTGTCCAACATCAACATCGGCATGGCCGTGGGCCTGATGATCTTCGTGCTGATCTGCGGCTCGACGCTCTTTTTGCTGCGCGGCATGGTCGAAACCGTCGGGCTCTACCTCGGCAATCTGCCGCGCCTCGCGTTCTGGAACGACATGATGGCCGATATCGGCCCCAATTCCGACGGCTGGGGCTGGCAGGGCGGCTGGACGGTCTTCTATTGGGCCTGGACGGTCACGTGGTCGCCCTTCATCGGCCTTTTCGTCGCGCGCATCTCGCGCGGGCGCACGATCCGCGAATTCGTCTTCGGCGTGCTGCTGGCCCCATCGCTCTTTACTCTGATCTGGTTCTCGATCTTCGGCTGGCAGGCAATGGAGATCGACGGCATCGGCACCGCCGCGCGCGATGCCCTGGGGGACCAGGCCGGCGCGCTCAGCGATGCGGTAGCCGAGTCCGTGCCGCTCGCCATGTTCGCCTTCTTCGAAAACTTTCCCTTCGCCGACCTCGTACAGGGTATCGCCGTTCTCGTGGTCGCGATTTTCTTCGCCACATCCTCGGACTCGGCCTCGCTGGTGGTCGATATGCTCTGCACCGGCTCCCCCGATCCCGGCCCGACCCGCCAGCGCGTCTTCTGGGGCGTCTCTGAGGGGCTGGTGGCCACGATGCTGATCGTCCTCGCCGGCGACGCCGGCCTGACCGCCCTGCAACAGGTCATCACCGTCGTGGGGCTCCCGATCTTCTGCCTAGTGTTCCTGATGATCCCGGCCCTGATCCTCGGCTTGCGCAACGAAGAGATCAATCACATCAGCATCGGCAAGCGCCCCG
- the rfbB gene encoding dTDP-glucose 4,6-dehydratase: MKMLVTGGAGFIGSAVVRLAITQGHEVVNLDALTYAACLDNVAEVAGDPGYSFVRADIRDRSALDATLARYRPDAIMHLAAESHVDRSIDGPGAFIDTNVMGTYTLLEAARDYWDANGRPEAFRFHHISTDEVFGSLGPTGMFTETTPYDPRSPYSASKAASDHLVRAWHETYGLPVVLTNCSNNYGPYHFPEKLIPVIILNALAGKPLPIYGDGSNVRDWLYVEDHAEALLTVLQKGAVGESYNIGGENERTNLELVQTLCTILDSKRPKDSGTYSDQITFVTDRPGHDARYAIDPTRIRQELGWRPSVTVEEGLERTVQWYLDNEPWWRALQDRQGVGQRLGFAK; the protein is encoded by the coding sequence ATGAAGATGTTGGTGACAGGCGGCGCCGGCTTCATCGGCTCGGCGGTCGTGCGCCTGGCGATTACACAGGGCCACGAAGTGGTCAACCTCGACGCCCTGACCTATGCGGCCTGCCTCGACAACGTCGCCGAAGTGGCCGGCGATCCGGGTTACAGCTTTGTGCGGGCCGATATCCGCGACCGATCGGCGCTCGACGCAACGCTGGCGCGGTACCGACCCGATGCCATCATGCACCTGGCGGCCGAATCGCATGTCGATCGCTCCATCGACGGCCCCGGCGCCTTTATCGACACCAATGTCATGGGCACCTACACGCTGCTCGAAGCCGCCCGCGACTATTGGGACGCGAACGGTCGGCCCGAAGCCTTCCGCTTTCACCATATCTCTACGGACGAGGTGTTCGGCTCGCTGGGGCCGACGGGGATGTTCACCGAAACCACGCCCTATGACCCCCGCTCGCCCTATTCGGCGTCCAAGGCGGCCTCAGACCACCTGGTGCGCGCCTGGCACGAAACCTACGGCCTGCCCGTGGTGCTTACCAATTGTTCGAACAACTACGGCCCTTACCACTTTCCCGAAAAGCTGATCCCGGTCATCATCCTGAACGCGCTCGCCGGCAAGCCCCTGCCGATCTACGGCGACGGCTCCAACGTGCGCGACTGGCTCTATGTCGAGGATCACGCCGAGGCCCTTCTGACGGTTCTGCAAAAAGGCGCCGTCGGCGAAAGCTACAACATAGGCGGCGAGAACGAGCGCACGAACCTTGAGCTGGTGCAGACGCTCTGCACAATTCTCGACAGCAAGCGCCCCAAGGACAGCGGCACATATTCCGATCAGATCACCTTCGTCACCGACCGTCCAGGCCACGACGCCCGCTATGCCATTGACCCCACGCGCATCCGGCAGGAATTGGGCTGGCGCCCGTCCGTTACCGTTGAAGAAGGCCTGGAACGAACCGTGCAATGGTATCTAGACAACGAGCCTTGGTGGCGGGCATTGCAGGATCGGCAGGGCGTGGGGCAGCGGCTGGGGTTCGCAAAGTGA